In one window of Frigoriglobus tundricola DNA:
- the katG gene encoding catalase/peroxidase HPI gives MTRATYVTGVAVGCAVLSLAAPMFAQNRAAPAEGRPPQTAKPVGAGAGAISKCPVLGAAAGGQQPATAGGQKPATGAAPYGDKDWWPNQLNLDVLHRNAPQSDPMGEGFNYAEEFKKLDLEAVKKDITKVITTSQDWWPADYGSYAGLFIRLAWHSAGTYRVTDGRGGAASGIIRLAPVGSWPDNANLDKARRLLWPVKQKYGRKLSWADLMVLAGNCALESTGFKTFGFAGGRVDAWEPDPAIYWGPETKWLDDKRHTGDRKLEQPLGATQMGLIYVNPEGPNGKPDPLAAARDIRTTFGRMAMNDEETVALIAGGHTLGKAHGAADPDKHVGPAPEGAALSEQGLGWKNSFGKGNAGDTITSGLEGAWTSTPTKWSHAYFGNLFRYEWKVAKGPGGAWQWAPTDDNAKGLVPDAHDPKKSHAPMMFTTDIALKVDPAYAKISKRFHENPKEFDAAFARAWYKLTHRDMGPVSRFLGPDVAPPQLWQDPVPKVDHPLIDKQDAAALKSKILESGLSTSQLVATAWASASTYRGTDKRGGANGARIRLAPQKDWKVNQPDELAKVLQILEKVQTDFNKAQTGGKKVSLADVIVLGGCAAVEQAAKRAGQDVTVPFIPGRTDAAQEQTDVESFAVLEPTSDAFRNYFSRDLTRPVEAQLVDRAALLTLTAPEMTVLVGGLRVLNANTGSSQLGVFTKRPEALTNDFFVNLLDMNTEWKKSAVCEHFFDGRDPKTGKVKWTASSADLVFGSNSQLRAIAEVYACEDAQDKFVRDFVAAWNKVMNLDRFDLDPALRSGARSAAPRQR, from the coding sequence CATGTTCGCCCAGAACCGGGCCGCGCCGGCCGAGGGCCGGCCCCCGCAAACGGCCAAACCGGTCGGAGCCGGCGCCGGGGCCATCAGCAAATGCCCGGTGCTGGGTGCGGCGGCCGGGGGCCAGCAACCGGCGACCGCCGGGGGGCAGAAGCCCGCGACCGGGGCCGCGCCGTACGGCGACAAGGACTGGTGGCCGAACCAGTTGAACCTCGACGTGCTCCACCGGAACGCGCCCCAGAGCGACCCGATGGGTGAGGGCTTCAACTACGCCGAGGAGTTCAAGAAGCTCGACCTGGAGGCCGTGAAGAAGGACATCACGAAGGTCATCACGACGTCGCAGGACTGGTGGCCGGCCGACTACGGCAGCTACGCGGGGCTGTTCATCCGGCTGGCCTGGCACAGCGCGGGGACGTACCGCGTTACCGATGGCCGCGGCGGCGCCGCCTCGGGCATCATCCGCCTCGCGCCCGTCGGCAGTTGGCCCGACAACGCGAACCTGGACAAGGCCCGCCGGCTGCTCTGGCCGGTCAAGCAGAAGTACGGCCGGAAGCTCTCGTGGGCCGACCTGATGGTCCTCGCCGGCAACTGTGCCCTCGAGTCGACGGGGTTCAAGACCTTCGGCTTCGCCGGCGGCCGCGTGGACGCCTGGGAGCCCGACCCGGCCATCTACTGGGGTCCGGAGACCAAGTGGCTGGACGACAAGCGGCACACCGGCGACCGCAAGCTCGAGCAGCCGCTCGGCGCCACCCAGATGGGCCTGATCTACGTCAACCCGGAAGGCCCCAACGGTAAGCCGGACCCGCTCGCCGCCGCCCGGGACATCCGGACCACGTTCGGCCGCATGGCAATGAACGACGAGGAGACCGTCGCCCTCATCGCCGGCGGGCACACGCTCGGCAAGGCCCACGGGGCGGCCGACCCGGACAAGCACGTCGGCCCCGCCCCGGAAGGGGCCGCCCTCAGCGAGCAGGGCCTCGGCTGGAAGAACAGTTTCGGCAAGGGCAACGCCGGCGACACGATCACCAGCGGCCTGGAAGGCGCGTGGACGTCCACGCCGACGAAGTGGTCCCACGCGTACTTCGGTAACCTCTTCCGCTACGAGTGGAAAGTGGCGAAGGGGCCGGGCGGCGCGTGGCAGTGGGCGCCCACGGACGACAACGCCAAGGGGCTCGTGCCGGACGCCCACGACCCGAAGAAGTCGCACGCCCCGATGATGTTCACGACCGACATCGCCCTCAAGGTGGACCCCGCCTACGCGAAGATCTCGAAGCGGTTCCACGAGAACCCGAAGGAGTTCGACGCGGCCTTCGCCAGGGCGTGGTACAAGCTGACGCACCGCGACATGGGGCCGGTCTCGCGGTTCCTCGGGCCGGACGTCGCCCCGCCCCAACTGTGGCAGGACCCCGTCCCGAAGGTCGATCACCCGCTGATCGACAAGCAGGACGCCGCGGCGCTCAAGAGCAAGATCCTCGAGTCGGGGCTGTCCACGTCCCAACTGGTCGCGACCGCCTGGGCGTCCGCGTCCACGTACCGCGGCACCGACAAGCGCGGCGGGGCCAACGGGGCGCGCATTCGGCTGGCCCCGCAGAAGGACTGGAAGGTGAACCAGCCGGACGAACTCGCCAAGGTGTTGCAGATCCTCGAGAAGGTCCAGACCGATTTCAACAAGGCGCAGACCGGCGGGAAGAAGGTCTCGCTCGCGGACGTGATCGTGCTCGGCGGCTGCGCGGCGGTCGAGCAGGCGGCGAAGAGGGCCGGGCAGGACGTGACGGTCCCCTTCATTCCGGGCCGGACGGACGCGGCGCAGGAACAAACGGACGTCGAGTCCTTCGCCGTCCTCGAGCCGACGTCGGACGCGTTCCGCAACTACTTCAGCCGGGACCTGACGCGGCCGGTGGAAGCGCAACTCGTGGACCGCGCGGCCCTGCTCACGCTCACGGCCCCGGAGATGACCGTGCTCGTCGGCGGGCTGCGGGTTCTGAACGCCAACACCGGGAGCTCTCAGCTCGGCGTCTTCACCAAGCGGCCCGAGGCGCTGACCAACGACTTCTTCGTGAACCTGCTCGACATGAACACCGAGTGGAAGAAGTCCGCGGTGTGCGAGCACTTCTTCGACGGCCGGGACCCCAAGACGGGTAAGGTGAAGTGGACCGCCAGTTCCGCCGATCTCGTGTTCGGTTCGAACTCGCAGCTCCGAGCGATCGCAGAAGTGTACGCCTGCGAGGACGCGCAGGACAAGTTCGTGCGCGACTTCGTGGCCGCGTGGAACAAGGTGATGAACCTCGACCGCTTCGACCTCGATCCGGCTCTGCGGAGCGGCGCCCGGTCGGCGGCGCCCCGGCAGCGCTGA
- a CDS encoding penicillin acylase family protein — MLLRLVLGRRLPVASGELRLRGPVAPITVRRDKWGVPHIDAGSDADAHFAVGFCQGQDRAGQLEVLWRLTRGRLAEWVGPVALVADRASRRIGFRRAAEAQLEVLSPDARVAFEAFARGVTAGAAVGLTQKSHEFAIVGGTPAAWDAADVLGVLKLQSFLLPSNWDVELARLRIVLADGADAMIALDPVGSEGAFAGSPSLSGGGRGEGSSVGLATALDQLTADLAALQAHLPRGGGSNNWAVAGTRTASGKPLLASDPHLAPTCPPPWYLAHVRTPQWEVAGAGLAGAPGFPIGHNGFAAWGVTAGLTDNSDFFVETLGPDGHSVRQPDGTFAPCQVVREVISVKGQPDVIEDVLVTPRGPILTPVIPDVSLALSLSAIWLDPRPVIGFLKTPTARSFDEFRNHFAAWPALPLNVLYADAGGTIGWQLVGEVPTRRGGHGLLPRPADIPDSGWTGTVPFEAMPFAVNPACGYLATANNAPYQWAVDSEQWAENNPSTATRERRPGDPFSPSSDSAHSPPPTAHLGRDFIDEYRVRRIRECLAARDADWAPADLAALQLDVQSIPWREMRDRVLALAPTDPDARDARALLAAWDGRVDSESTAAAVFEVFVAEMCVRVARVKAPTAWPAALGEGGLGVAATNLFADRRVSHLIGLLRAQSSGWFASWPREMESALAVAVRTLRKVAGPGPAYWAWGHLRQLRLEHPLFGKHRWLGPAFNRGPVPCGGDANTVSQAGARPTNPTDFTHNMANLRTVFDLADLARSTFVMCGGQSGNPLSPHHADQLPLWQQGESFTLPWDQADVIRAAVDTLRLLPG, encoded by the coding sequence TTGCTACTCCGCCTCGTGCTCGGACGCCGGTTGCCGGTCGCGTCCGGCGAACTGCGCCTTCGCGGGCCGGTCGCTCCGATCACGGTCCGCCGCGACAAATGGGGCGTGCCGCACATCGACGCCGGAAGCGACGCGGACGCGCACTTCGCGGTCGGGTTCTGCCAGGGGCAGGACCGCGCCGGGCAACTCGAGGTGCTGTGGCGGCTCACCCGCGGGCGGCTCGCGGAGTGGGTCGGCCCGGTGGCGCTGGTCGCGGACCGGGCCAGCCGGCGCATCGGCTTCCGCCGCGCCGCCGAGGCGCAGCTCGAAGTTCTTTCGCCAGATGCGCGAGTCGCGTTCGAGGCGTTCGCACGCGGGGTGACCGCGGGCGCCGCGGTCGGGCTGACCCAGAAGTCGCACGAGTTCGCCATCGTCGGCGGCACGCCGGCGGCGTGGGACGCGGCCGATGTGCTCGGCGTGCTCAAGCTCCAGTCGTTCCTGCTGCCGTCGAATTGGGACGTGGAACTCGCACGCTTGCGGATCGTGCTGGCCGACGGCGCGGACGCGATGATCGCGCTGGACCCGGTGGGGAGCGAGGGGGCGTTCGCTGGCTCCCCCTCCCTTTCGGGAGGGGGCCGGGGGGAAGGTTCTTCGGTCGGTCTCGCGACCGCGCTCGACCAACTGACCGCCGACCTCGCCGCCCTTCAAGCGCACCTGCCGCGTGGGGGCGGGTCGAACAACTGGGCGGTGGCCGGGACGCGCACCGCGTCCGGCAAGCCGCTCCTGGCGAGCGACCCGCACCTCGCGCCGACGTGCCCGCCGCCCTGGTATCTCGCCCACGTCCGCACGCCACAATGGGAAGTCGCCGGCGCGGGGCTGGCCGGGGCGCCGGGCTTCCCCATCGGACACAACGGGTTCGCCGCGTGGGGCGTCACCGCCGGGCTGACCGACAACAGCGATTTCTTCGTGGAAACGCTCGGCCCGGACGGGCACTCGGTGCGCCAGCCGGACGGCACGTTCGCCCCGTGCCAGGTGGTGCGGGAGGTCATCTCGGTGAAGGGGCAGCCGGACGTGATCGAGGACGTCCTCGTCACGCCACGCGGGCCGATCCTGACACCCGTCATCCCGGACGTGTCGCTGGCCCTCTCGCTGTCCGCGATCTGGCTCGACCCGCGCCCGGTTATCGGCTTCTTGAAGACCCCGACGGCGCGCTCGTTCGATGAGTTCCGGAACCACTTCGCGGCGTGGCCCGCCCTTCCGCTGAACGTGCTCTACGCCGACGCCGGCGGTACGATCGGCTGGCAGCTCGTGGGCGAGGTGCCGACGCGCCGCGGCGGTCACGGCCTGCTCCCGCGCCCGGCCGACATCCCGGACAGCGGGTGGACCGGCACCGTGCCGTTCGAGGCGATGCCGTTCGCGGTGAACCCGGCGTGCGGCTATCTGGCGACGGCGAATAACGCTCCGTATCAGTGGGCAGTGGACAGTGAACAGTGGGCAGAAAACAATCCGTCGACCGCAACGAGAGAGCGGCGACCGGGTGATCCGTTCTCCCCGTCTTCAGACTCTGCCCACTCCCCACCGCCCACCGCCCACTTGGGTCGCGACTTCATCGACGAGTACCGCGTCCGGCGCATCCGCGAGTGCCTCGCCGCGCGCGACGCCGACTGGGCGCCCGCCGACCTCGCCGCGCTCCAATTAGACGTGCAATCGATCCCGTGGCGCGAGATGCGCGACCGCGTCCTCGCGCTCGCGCCGACCGATCCCGACGCGCGCGACGCACGCGCCCTGCTGGCGGCCTGGGACGGCCGCGTGGACTCCGAATCGACGGCCGCGGCGGTGTTCGAGGTGTTTGTCGCGGAGATGTGCGTGCGGGTGGCCCGGGTGAAGGCACCGACCGCGTGGCCGGCGGCGCTCGGTGAAGGCGGCCTGGGCGTCGCCGCCACCAACCTGTTCGCCGACCGCCGCGTGTCGCACCTCATCGGCCTGTTGCGCGCGCAGTCGAGCGGGTGGTTCGCGTCGTGGCCCCGGGAAATGGAATCGGCGCTCGCGGTGGCGGTGCGGACGCTGCGGAAAGTGGCCGGTCCGGGGCCGGCGTACTGGGCGTGGGGGCACTTGCGCCAATTGCGTCTGGAGCACCCACTGTTCGGGAAGCACCGGTGGCTCGGCCCGGCGTTCAATCGCGGACCGGTGCCGTGCGGCGGGGACGCGAACACCGTCAGTCAGGCGGGCGCGCGGCCGACGAACCCGACCGACTTCACGCACAACATGGCGAACCTGCGCACCGTCTTCGACCTCGCCGACCTGGCGCGGAGCACGTTCGTGATGTGCGGCGGGCAGTCGGGCAACCCGCTGTCGCCGCACCACGCGGACCAACTGCCGCTGTGGCAGCAGGGCGAATCGTTCACGCTGCCGTGGGACCAGGCGGATGTCATCCGGGCCGCGGTGGACACGCTGCGGCTCTTACCGGGGTAG